One genomic window of Ruminococcus gauvreauii includes the following:
- the pdaA gene encoding delta-lactam-biosynthetic de-N-acetylase → MANINYRKILGLTFLMAATFFAGRLAARIVDHTKQTIFHSEAVTASADGNWGLSFQEEGQPPVANASMEELKQFDAYYAEDTTEKVLYITFDAGFENGNTPAILDALKKHNAPATFFIVGNYLTSSPDLVKRMVEEGHTVGNHTYHHPDMSQISTKEAFSKELTELETLYQETVGKPMTKYYRPPQGKYSESNLKMAQELGYQTFFWSLAYVDWYQDNQPTREEAFDKLLGRIHPGAVVLLHSTSSTNAEILDELLTKWEEMGYTFKSLDQLKA, encoded by the coding sequence ATGGCTAACATTAATTACAGGAAAATTCTCGGCCTTACATTTCTGATGGCAGCCACATTTTTTGCAGGCAGGCTCGCGGCGAGAATCGTAGATCATACGAAACAGACCATCTTCCACTCGGAAGCTGTCACTGCATCCGCAGACGGTAACTGGGGACTCAGTTTCCAGGAGGAAGGCCAGCCTCCCGTCGCCAATGCCAGTATGGAAGAGCTGAAACAGTTCGACGCCTACTACGCAGAAGACACAACAGAAAAAGTGCTGTACATAACGTTTGATGCCGGCTTCGAAAATGGAAATACGCCGGCTATCCTTGATGCACTGAAAAAACATAACGCACCTGCGACATTCTTCATCGTCGGAAACTATCTCACAAGCAGTCCTGATCTCGTAAAAAGGATGGTAGAAGAAGGCCATACGGTTGGCAACCATACGTACCACCACCCGGATATGTCACAGATATCCACAAAAGAGGCATTTTCCAAAGAGCTGACTGAGCTCGAGACTCTTTATCAGGAGACTGTCGGCAAACCGATGACTAAATATTACAGGCCTCCACAGGGCAAATACAGCGAGAGTAACCTGAAAATGGCTCAGGAACTCGGATATCAGACTTTCTTCTGGAGCCTGGCCTACGTCGACTGGTACCAGGATAATCAGCCGACCAGAGAGGAGGCTTTCGACAAGCTTCTGGGCCGCATTCATCCCGGCGCTGTCGTCCTGCTCCACAGTACCTCCAGTACCAATGCAGAAATACTGGATGAACTTCTCACTAAGTGGGAAGAGATGGGTTACACTTTTAAATCTCTGGATCAGCTGAAAGCGTAG
- a CDS encoding MATE family efflux transporter: MELQEIDEQKRNEKFIRMTQMPIQKIIPRMAVPTIISMLISSFYNMVDTIYVGHLDNTESSAAVGVAFSFMALIQAIGFFFGHGSGNFISRSLGKKEYDKAKNMAATGFFLPIAVGTLIMVLGLLFTTPLSRMLGATETALPYTNSYLRWLLLGTPFMMSSLVMNNQLRLQGSAQIAMVGITFGAVLNIALDPVFIFKLGMGVGGAALATIISQFISWLLLLGGCAQKGNISISLKNLSPHIWQFGEIVRCGLPSLCRQGIASVAVIALNWAVKGYGDSAIAAFSIVSRITTFAGSAMIGFGQGFQPVCGFSYGAGLYERVVKAFWFCVKVSTVILVLLSVAGFILAPGLISLFRSGDPLLIAIGSRALRYQCLSFPLTGLIIMANMMLQNIGKTLPASVLAMGRQGVFFLPLLPLLSASAGLTGIEFAQPAADILTFALAIPLSCHAVKLMRAL; this comes from the coding sequence TTGGAACTCCAGGAAATTGACGAACAGAAACGAAACGAAAAATTTATACGAATGACACAGATGCCGATTCAGAAAATCATTCCCAGAATGGCAGTACCGACGATCATCAGCATGCTGATCTCGTCCTTTTACAACATGGTGGATACAATCTATGTCGGCCATCTTGACAATACCGAGTCGTCTGCAGCCGTGGGTGTCGCCTTTTCCTTTATGGCGCTGATTCAGGCCATCGGATTCTTTTTCGGACACGGATCCGGCAATTTTATCTCACGCTCACTTGGCAAGAAAGAATATGATAAGGCAAAAAATATGGCTGCCACCGGTTTCTTTCTTCCGATCGCAGTCGGTACACTGATCATGGTACTTGGACTGCTCTTCACCACCCCGCTCTCCAGAATGCTGGGGGCAACCGAAACTGCCCTTCCATATACCAACAGTTATCTGCGCTGGCTGCTGCTCGGCACACCGTTTATGATGTCGTCACTCGTGATGAACAATCAGCTTCGGCTTCAGGGCAGCGCCCAGATTGCCATGGTAGGTATCACATTCGGCGCAGTACTCAATATCGCATTGGATCCAGTTTTTATCTTTAAGCTCGGCATGGGAGTCGGGGGCGCCGCACTCGCCACGATCATCAGTCAGTTTATCAGCTGGCTTCTCCTTTTGGGGGGATGTGCGCAGAAAGGAAATATTTCAATCAGTCTGAAAAACCTGTCCCCTCACATCTGGCAGTTCGGGGAGATCGTGCGGTGCGGGCTCCCGTCACTCTGCCGTCAGGGAATCGCAAGCGTTGCGGTGATCGCTTTAAACTGGGCAGTGAAGGGATACGGCGACTCAGCCATCGCGGCGTTTTCCATCGTGTCCAGGATCACCACCTTCGCGGGTTCGGCCATGATCGGTTTCGGTCAGGGCTTTCAGCCTGTCTGCGGCTTCAGCTATGGCGCCGGACTATACGAGCGGGTCGTCAAAGCCTTCTGGTTCTGCGTTAAGGTTTCCACGGTCATCCTGGTACTGCTCTCCGTCGCCGGATTCATACTGGCTCCCGGCCTGATCTCGCTGTTCCGCAGCGGTGACCCGCTGCTGATCGCCATCGGAAGCCGTGCGCTGCGTTACCAGTGCCTGTCGTTTCCGCTGACCGGGCTGATCATCATGGCAAACATGATGCTGCAGAATATCGGAAAAACTCTGCCCGCGAGTGTGCTCGCCATGGGAAGGCAGGGTGTCTTTTTTCTGCCCCTCCTCCCCCTGCTGTCGGCTTCCGCAGGGCTGACAGGCATCGAATTCGCACAGCCCGCTGCCGATATCCTGACCTTTGCGCTCGCGATCCCGCTTTCCTGTCACGCCGTAAAACTGATGCGTGCGCTTTAA
- a CDS encoding MFS transporter, with protein MEQLKWKQKFMTVAIGQTVSLVGSSAVQFALIWWIASETQSPLMLGMSGMVAYLPIILLSPLAGVLADRVNRKLICISADMFIGLAAAVFAVMMWKFELPVWSALLVLLVRGIGSTFHQPSIQAIIPQIVPPGELVRANGWSQFMQSGAFMLGPVIGAALYAACPLPVVLLSDLVGAAAASGLLAVVKIPEVPQEHEKKKKKFLREFKEGIDVFFEDRRLLVLIIAETVCMVFFLPLASFYPLMTSSYFRGSAWHASAVELSFAVGMMAAAVLFGSVLRVQNKIRMSYIGLLGIGISSAACGVLPPAMRFFWVFVVSCGFMGAFGNIHTIPFMAYMQENIDALKMGRAFSVVGIVNSLAMPVGLLIGGPVAEKIGVNLWFLVTGLICIIVTAISMGIERKQ; from the coding sequence ATGGAACAATTAAAATGGAAACAGAAATTCATGACTGTGGCAATTGGACAGACCGTATCGTTAGTTGGAAGTTCTGCAGTCCAGTTTGCCCTGATCTGGTGGATTGCCAGTGAGACGCAGTCACCCCTGATGCTGGGTATGTCCGGGATGGTGGCGTATCTGCCGATTATTCTGCTCAGCCCGCTCGCAGGCGTCCTTGCTGATCGTGTGAACAGAAAGCTGATCTGCATCTCAGCGGATATGTTTATTGGTCTGGCGGCAGCAGTGTTTGCAGTTATGATGTGGAAGTTTGAACTTCCGGTATGGTCGGCGCTTCTCGTCCTGCTGGTGAGGGGGATTGGAAGTACGTTTCACCAGCCGTCTATTCAGGCGATCATACCGCAGATCGTTCCGCCCGGGGAGCTGGTGCGGGCGAATGGATGGTCGCAGTTTATGCAGTCAGGAGCCTTCATGCTGGGACCGGTTATCGGCGCGGCGCTTTATGCGGCATGTCCGCTTCCGGTAGTCCTGCTGAGTGATCTGGTCGGGGCTGCCGCGGCGAGTGGTCTGCTGGCGGTTGTGAAAATCCCTGAGGTGCCCCAGGAACATGAAAAGAAGAAAAAGAAATTTCTGCGGGAGTTCAAAGAAGGAATCGATGTCTTTTTTGAGGACAGAAGACTGCTTGTGCTGATCATCGCGGAGACTGTCTGCATGGTTTTTTTCCTGCCGCTGGCATCGTTCTATCCGCTGATGACAAGCAGTTATTTCAGAGGGAGTGCATGGCATGCAAGTGCTGTGGAGCTTTCATTCGCAGTCGGCATGATGGCTGCTGCCGTGTTGTTCGGCAGTGTGCTCAGGGTTCAGAATAAAATACGAATGTCATATATCGGGCTGCTCGGAATCGGGATTTCATCCGCTGCCTGTGGAGTACTTCCTCCGGCAATGCGGTTTTTCTGGGTGTTTGTGGTCTCATGCGGATTTATGGGGGCGTTTGGCAATATCCATACGATACCGTTTATGGCCTATATGCAGGAAAACATAGATGCGCTGAAGATGGGCCGGGCATTTTCAGTAGTCGGCATCGTCAATTCGCTGGCGATGCCTGTCGGACTGCTGATCGGAGGACCGGTGGCCGAAAAAATCGGGGTAAATCTGTGGTTTTTGGTCACCGGGCTCATATGCATCATCGTCACTGCCATCAGTATGGGGATCGAGAGAAAGCAATGA
- a CDS encoding DUF4179 domain-containing protein — MKYSEEDMKRVLGQEPAESTVIDRSMEEAYQKIRSAESGKVKRPFRKVLTGITGTAAVAAIACAVFVSNPVLAEKIPLIGHIFQTVEEDVTYKGDYSSHAESLVPEGAEEDSEYVQTSNGITVTVSEAYYDSMALYLAVSIQNEEGFPDDFIRTSNMEGYQLDYDRLELMTSVGFDFSEAGLGVVECSPENGMATPYYIEGQFEDNQTFAGIIRMDLEYLADGAGGYMEVPDQFGYTLRISDIYADLSTASTTQTVNDPDNPGETLTIPVTDQKHYEGEWEFNFDVVLDNSATTTVTVDETNEEGVGISEVTRTAYEIKADAIIPEGASPADYIVAICDADGKLLESQGDIVEVYSTHGRDTSKVSVYVVDYITYMDECKGDNAHLLPEKALYQTEIEFS; from the coding sequence ATGAAATATTCAGAAGAAGATATGAAAAGAGTATTGGGACAGGAACCGGCGGAATCGACAGTGATCGACCGCAGCATGGAGGAGGCTTATCAGAAAATAAGATCAGCAGAATCAGGGAAAGTAAAGCGGCCTTTCAGAAAAGTGCTGACAGGCATCACCGGAACGGCAGCGGTGGCGGCAATCGCATGTGCAGTCTTTGTCAGCAACCCGGTTCTGGCAGAAAAAATTCCGCTGATCGGGCACATTTTCCAGACTGTGGAGGAGGATGTGACGTATAAAGGCGATTACAGCAGCCATGCTGAGAGCCTGGTCCCTGAAGGGGCTGAGGAGGACAGTGAGTATGTTCAGACATCAAACGGCATTACGGTGACTGTTTCGGAGGCATACTATGACAGTATGGCGCTGTATCTGGCAGTCAGCATCCAAAATGAAGAGGGCTTCCCAGATGATTTCATACGTACAAGTAACATGGAGGGCTATCAGCTGGATTATGACAGACTGGAGCTGATGACTTCCGTGGGATTCGATTTTTCCGAGGCGGGACTCGGCGTTGTCGAATGCAGTCCGGAAAACGGGATGGCGACGCCGTATTATATCGAGGGACAGTTCGAGGACAATCAGACGTTTGCGGGCATCATCCGTATGGATCTGGAGTATCTTGCAGACGGCGCCGGCGGTTACATGGAAGTGCCGGATCAGTTTGGCTACACGCTTCGGATCTCGGACATATATGCAGACCTGTCGACCGCTTCCACGACGCAGACAGTCAACGACCCGGATAACCCTGGCGAGACGCTCACCATTCCGGTTACGGACCAGAAGCATTACGAGGGGGAATGGGAATTTAACTTTGATGTCGTGCTGGATAATTCCGCGACCACGACAGTCACAGTCGATGAGACGAATGAAGAGGGCGTGGGAATCTCTGAGGTCACAAGAACCGCATACGAGATAAAGGCAGATGCGATCATTCCGGAAGGTGCAAGTCCGGCAGACTATATCGTAGCAATCTGTGATGCAGACGGGAAACTGCTGGAATCTCAGGGAGACATCGTGGAAGTCTATTCCACGCACGGGCGTGACACCAGCAAAGTAAGCGTTTATGTGGTCGACTATATCACATATATGGATGAGTGTAAGGGAGATAATGCACACCTGCTTCCGGAAAAAGCACTGTATCAGACGGAGATAGAATTTTCGTAA
- a CDS encoding MerR family transcriptional regulator, with translation MEYSIKELSKMAGVSARTLRYYDEIGLLKPLRTSDAGYRFYGPGELDLLQQILFYRQRGFCLEKIADVLYNHDFDVMRALNEHLEDLKRQRMSIESVISAVERTIASMKGEITMSDHEKFEVLKQDMVEKNEKEYGREVRERYGDQQVNEYNRKMLQMTPEDYEQFQKLEQEITDGLKEAVREGAGYDSEKGRRIVLLHREWIEMTTPGYTSQMHKGLAEMYVADERFCMYYDKEIPGCAEFLKNAIVHWA, from the coding sequence ATGGAGTACAGTATTAAAGAATTATCGAAAATGGCAGGTGTAAGTGCACGTACCCTGCGATATTATGATGAAATCGGCCTGCTAAAGCCTCTGCGGACAAGCGATGCCGGTTACCGGTTCTACGGTCCCGGGGAGCTTGACCTGCTGCAGCAGATCCTGTTTTACAGGCAGCGGGGATTCTGCCTCGAAAAGATTGCAGATGTTCTGTATAACCATGATTTCGATGTCATGAGGGCCCTGAATGAGCATCTGGAGGATCTGAAACGCCAGAGGATGAGTATTGAAAGCGTGATATCTGCCGTGGAACGCACGATAGCGTCTATGAAAGGAGAAATAACGATGAGTGATCATGAAAAATTTGAGGTATTGAAACAGGATATGGTAGAAAAAAATGAAAAAGAATACGGCCGGGAAGTCCGGGAGAGATATGGGGATCAGCAGGTGAACGAGTATAACCGGAAAATGCTGCAGATGACACCTGAGGATTACGAACAGTTTCAGAAACTGGAGCAGGAGATCACGGACGGACTGAAAGAAGCAGTCCGTGAAGGTGCGGGATATGACAGTGAAAAAGGGCGCCGGATCGTTCTGCTGCACAGGGAGTGGATCGAGATGACGACTCCCGGATATACGAGTCAGATGCACAAAGGACTCGCTGAGATGTACGTGGCTGATGAGCGGTTTTGCATGTATTATGATAAAGAAATACCGGGATGTGCCGAGTTTCTGAAAAACGCCATCGTACACTGGGCATAA
- a CDS encoding RNA polymerase sigma factor has product MTLRVKRAQRGDADAFVELMEEHKKAMERVAFGFFKSEEDVADVMQQTVLDAFEHLKELKNAKYFKTWLIRILINNCNRMYNSYQRSLVMEEVPVSGVWEDDFAGQEFRDMISSLPEDSRLIFQLYYGEEFTTKEIALIMEMKENTVKSRLHRGKEIIRQELQAEGTVRAFTR; this is encoded by the coding sequence ATGACATTACGGGTAAAGCGTGCCCAACGCGGAGATGCGGATGCATTCGTTGAGTTAATGGAGGAACATAAAAAGGCGATGGAACGTGTCGCATTTGGCTTCTTTAAAAGTGAGGAAGACGTAGCCGATGTGATGCAGCAGACGGTGTTGGATGCATTTGAACATCTAAAAGAATTAAAGAATGCAAAGTATTTCAAAACATGGCTGATACGGATTCTTATTAATAACTGCAACAGGATGTACAACAGTTACCAGAGGAGTCTTGTGATGGAAGAAGTACCGGTAAGCGGAGTCTGGGAGGATGATTTTGCGGGTCAGGAGTTTCGGGATATGATCAGCAGTCTTCCTGAGGACAGCAGACTTATTTTTCAGCTGTATTACGGCGAGGAATTTACGACAAAAGAGATTGCGCTGATTATGGAGATGAAGGAGAATACGGTAAAAAGCAGGCTTCATCGGGGGAAAGAGATCATCCGGCAGGAGTTGCAGGCAGAGGGAACCGTCAGGGCTTTTACACGTTAG
- a CDS encoding glycosyl hydrolase family 18 protein, translated as MQIYVVSPGDTVDTIASAFQVPVASIIFDNQLVYPYQLAVGQSLLLQDGAPPQRLRSVSVNGYAYPFISPWVLQETLPYLTDLSIFSYGFTSDGNLVPPLLSEEWMLDAAEAARTRPVLVLTPLGPDGRFNNELISSLVNNFTVQEQLLNQLIETMETLGYGGLDIDFEYIKAEDRDAFTEFVSRTVDTLSPLGYPVSVALAPKTSADQQGLLYQGKDYPALGAIADHVLLMTYEWGYTYGPPMAVAPLSMVRRVVDYAVTEIAPGKIDLGIPNYGYDWPLPFVRGETAATTIGNVEAVRLAVRYNAVIQFDETAQSPYFYYENEGITHEVWFEDARSIRAKLGLIQEYGLRGAGYWQIMQWWRANWLLMDDMYTINKRSGGT; from the coding sequence ATGCAGATATATGTCGTTTCACCAGGTGACACCGTAGATACCATAGCATCCGCCTTCCAGGTTCCGGTCGCATCCATTATTTTTGACAATCAGCTGGTATATCCTTACCAGCTCGCTGTCGGGCAGTCCCTGCTGCTGCAGGATGGAGCGCCGCCTCAGCGTCTGCGCTCCGTATCAGTAAACGGATATGCTTACCCCTTTATCAGCCCCTGGGTTCTTCAGGAGACGCTTCCATACCTGACAGACCTGTCCATCTTCTCTTACGGCTTTACCTCTGATGGGAATTTAGTTCCCCCGCTGCTTTCAGAAGAGTGGATGCTGGATGCCGCGGAAGCTGCCCGCACCCGGCCGGTTTTGGTGCTGACTCCCCTTGGACCCGACGGTCGTTTTAATAACGAACTGATCTCCTCCCTCGTCAATAATTTCACCGTTCAGGAACAACTGCTAAATCAGCTGATCGAGACAATGGAGACCCTCGGCTACGGCGGACTTGATATTGACTTTGAGTATATAAAGGCAGAAGACCGCGATGCCTTTACGGAATTTGTCTCCCGTACCGTCGATACCCTCTCTCCCCTTGGCTACCCGGTCTCAGTAGCTCTCGCTCCAAAGACTTCCGCAGACCAGCAGGGTCTTTTATATCAGGGAAAAGATTATCCGGCGCTCGGAGCGATTGCCGATCATGTTCTTTTGATGACCTACGAATGGGGATATACCTACGGTCCTCCGATGGCGGTGGCCCCCCTTTCCATGGTACGCCGCGTTGTTGATTATGCCGTCACGGAAATCGCCCCCGGAAAAATCGATCTTGGGATTCCAAACTACGGATATGACTGGCCTCTGCCGTTCGTGCGGGGTGAGACAGCAGCAACCACCATCGGCAATGTCGAAGCCGTACGGCTGGCAGTCCGCTACAATGCCGTCATCCAATTTGACGAGACTGCCCAGTCCCCCTACTTTTATTATGAAAATGAAGGCATCACACATGAAGTGTGGTTTGAGGATGCGCGCAGTATCCGGGCAAAGCTCGGGCTGATTCAGGAATACGGCTTAAGAGGAGCGGGATACTGGCAGATTATGCAGTGGTGGCGGGCAAACTGGCTGTTGATGGACGATATGTACACGATAAATAAAAGAAGCGGGGGCACCTGA
- a CDS encoding amidophosphoribosyltransferase has product MGGFFGVASKTGCTLELFYGVDYHSHLGTRRGGMATCGERGFQRAIHNIENSPFRTKFERDVDEMEGNLGIGCISDYEPQPLLVQSHLGSFAIATVGKINNMDELLKYVYENGNTHFQEMSGGQVNATELVAALICKKETITEGIRYVQEIVDGSMTILLMTKEGLYAARDRYGRTPMVIGKKDGAHCVSFESFAYINLGYSDCKELGPAEIVFITPDEIKTLSEPGDEMRICSFLWVYYGYPTSSYEGVNVEEMRYNCGSMLAKRDSGTVDPDIIAGVPDSGIAHAIGYANESKIPYARPFIKYTPTWPRSFMPQNQDQRNLIARMKLIPVKALIQNKKLLLIDDSIVRGTQLRETTDFLYQSGAKEVHIRPACPPLMYGCKYLNFSRSKSELDLITRRIIKDREGDQVSQEILDEYADPSSRRYEQMLEVIRKEQNFTSLRYHRLDDLEESIGISPCKLCTYCFNGKE; this is encoded by the coding sequence ATGGGAGGATTTTTTGGAGTCGCTTCGAAAACAGGCTGTACATTGGAACTGTTTTACGGTGTGGACTATCACTCACATCTGGGAACCAGAAGAGGTGGAATGGCAACATGCGGGGAGCGTGGATTCCAGCGCGCGATTCATAACATTGAAAATTCACCTTTCCGGACGAAGTTTGAGCGTGATGTAGATGAGATGGAAGGTAATCTGGGAATCGGATGTATCTCCGATTACGAGCCGCAGCCGCTGCTGGTGCAGTCGCACCTCGGAAGCTTCGCCATCGCAACAGTTGGAAAAATCAACAACATGGATGAGTTGCTGAAATATGTATATGAGAATGGGAATACACATTTTCAGGAGATGAGCGGCGGACAGGTCAATGCGACAGAACTGGTGGCAGCACTGATCTGCAAAAAAGAAACGATCACAGAGGGCATTCGCTATGTACAGGAAATTGTGGACGGTTCCATGACGATACTGCTGATGACGAAAGAAGGACTGTATGCGGCGCGTGACCGCTACGGAAGGACGCCGATGGTCATCGGCAAAAAGGATGGTGCTCACTGTGTTTCCTTTGAAAGTTTCGCATACATCAATCTCGGGTACAGCGACTGCAAGGAACTGGGTCCGGCAGAGATCGTCTTTATCACACCGGATGAGATAAAGACATTAAGTGAACCGGGAGACGAGATGCGGATCTGTTCCTTCCTGTGGGTATATTACGGGTACCCGACTTCCTCCTACGAAGGTGTCAATGTTGAAGAAATGCGCTACAATTGCGGCAGTATGCTGGCGAAAAGAGACAGCGGGACCGTGGACCCGGATATTATTGCAGGTGTTCCAGACTCGGGGATAGCGCATGCGATCGGCTACGCCAACGAATCCAAGATCCCATATGCACGTCCTTTCATTAAATATACACCGACATGGCCGCGGTCGTTCATGCCGCAGAATCAGGATCAGAGGAATCTGATAGCCAGAATGAAACTCATTCCCGTAAAGGCGTTGATTCAGAACAAGAAACTTCTTCTGATCGATGATTCCATCGTGAGAGGGACACAGCTTCGGGAGACAACGGACTTCCTGTACCAGAGCGGGGCAAAGGAAGTACATATCCGTCCAGCCTGCCCGCCGCTTATGTACGGCTGTAAATATCTGAACTTCTCGCGCTCAAAATCCGAACTTGATCTGATCACGAGACGCATCATTAAGGACAGGGAAGGCGATCAGGTCTCTCAGGAGATTCTGGACGAATACGCAGATCCGTCCAGCCGCCGCTATGAGCAGATGCTGGAGGTGATCAGAAAAGAGCAGAATTTCACGTCATTGCGCTACCACAGGCTGGATGACCTGGAGGAATCAATTGGAATTTCTCCGTGTAAACTTTGTACGTACTGCTTCAATGGAAAAGAATAA
- the brnQ gene encoding branched-chain amino acid transport system II carrier protein: MKEKLNFRQYLTIASMLFGLFFGAGNLIFPALMGQMAGRNVWPAIAGFLITGVGLPLLGVIALGNSRCSGLTEMSQRIGRRYGVFFTCALYLTIGPFFAIPRCATVPFAVGIDPLLSQGSGSAVPLAVFSLVFFGIVLYFSLRPGEILTWVGKVLNPLFLIFLGVLMLTALCRPSGNVSSIIPEAGYSSGAFFNGFLEGYNTMDALAGLAFGIIVVNVIRGLGVKQPGNVARCTVKAGVLSSLIMAAIYLIVTIAGTQSRGLSPLCGNGGEVLTFIARHYYGTAGAVILALTVTFACLKTSIGLITSCSETFVLLFPGKLSYRGWAAAFSCLSFLIANLGLDLIIRYSLPVLMLLYPLAITLILLCLFGRIFGNARCVYASVTVFTFAAALLDFIAALPEQLQSLLHTGFLISAARQWLPLFDLGMGWLLPAILGLFTGLIINRRKQVS; encoded by the coding sequence ATGAAAGAAAAATTAAACTTCAGACAATATCTGACAATCGCGAGTATGCTGTTCGGTCTTTTTTTTGGGGCAGGAAATCTGATCTTTCCCGCGCTGATGGGACAGATGGCCGGAAGGAATGTCTGGCCCGCCATCGCCGGCTTCCTGATCACCGGAGTCGGACTTCCCCTGCTGGGTGTGATTGCACTGGGAAACAGCCGCTGCAGCGGACTGACGGAGATGAGCCAGCGTATCGGCAGGCGGTACGGTGTCTTTTTTACCTGTGCGCTTTACCTGACGATCGGCCCCTTTTTTGCAATTCCGAGATGCGCCACCGTTCCGTTTGCCGTTGGCATTGACCCGCTGTTATCTCAGGGCTCTGGAAGTGCCGTCCCACTGGCGGTATTTTCACTCGTCTTTTTTGGAATTGTTCTGTACTTTTCGCTTCGTCCCGGAGAAATCCTGACCTGGGTCGGAAAAGTACTGAATCCTTTATTCCTGATCTTCCTCGGTGTTCTGATGCTTACGGCATTATGCCGGCCGTCCGGAAATGTCAGCAGCATCATACCGGAAGCGGGCTATTCATCCGGCGCATTCTTTAACGGTTTCCTGGAGGGGTACAATACGATGGATGCGCTTGCCGGCCTGGCATTCGGCATCATCGTCGTCAATGTCATCAGGGGACTCGGCGTGAAACAACCGGGCAATGTTGCCCGCTGTACTGTGAAAGCAGGCGTTTTAAGCTCTTTGATCATGGCGGCGATCTATCTCATTGTCACCATCGCGGGCACACAGAGCCGCGGTCTCTCTCCGTTATGCGGCAACGGCGGGGAAGTGCTCACGTTTATTGCCCGGCACTACTACGGGACGGCAGGCGCCGTGATTCTTGCGCTCACGGTAACCTTCGCCTGCCTGAAGACTTCCATCGGTCTCATCACGAGCTGCAGCGAGACCTTCGTTCTGCTGTTTCCGGGAAAGCTTAGCTACCGCGGCTGGGCAGCCGCCTTTTCCTGCCTGTCCTTTCTGATCGCTAATCTCGGCCTGGATCTGATCATCCGGTATTCTCTTCCTGTACTGATGCTGCTCTATCCGCTCGCGATCACTTTGATTCTTCTGTGTCTGTTCGGCCGTATTTTTGGAAATGCCCGCTGTGTCTACGCCAGCGTAACCGTATTTACGTTTGCTGCTGCACTGCTTGATTTTATCGCCGCACTTCCGGAACAGCTGCAGAGCCTGCTTCACACAGGCTTTCTCATCTCGGCCGCCCGGCAGTGGCTTCCACTGTTTGATCTCGGAATGGGCTGGCTGCTTCCGGCTATTCTGGGGCTTTTCACAGGCCTTATCATCAACAGGAGAAAACAGGTATCCTGA
- a CDS encoding NUDIX hydrolase N-terminal domain-containing protein yields MKEDKRWIEWVRELQFLAQCGLAYSKNEFDIGRFQRIREIAAEMAGAGSGLPPEQVRDLFCGETGYQTPKLETRAAVFEDGKILLVREKNGKWSLPGGWVDVDQSVASNAVKEAREEAGLEVRAVRLIAIQDRRKHNLPEYIHGVCKVFVLCEAMGGEFQENMETTESRFFGLSEIPKLAEEKNNMDQIRMCFAAAADPQWNVLFD; encoded by the coding sequence ATGAAAGAAGACAAGCGCTGGATCGAATGGGTCAGAGAGCTGCAGTTTCTGGCACAGTGTGGTCTGGCCTACTCCAAAAATGAGTTTGATATCGGGCGGTTTCAAAGGATACGGGAGATCGCAGCGGAGATGGCGGGTGCGGGGAGCGGATTGCCTCCTGAACAGGTGAGGGATCTGTTCTGCGGTGAAACCGGATATCAGACTCCGAAACTCGAGACGCGGGCGGCTGTCTTTGAGGACGGAAAGATACTGCTTGTGAGGGAGAAGAACGGAAAATGGTCGCTCCCGGGCGGATGGGTCGATGTGGACCAGTCTGTCGCCAGCAATGCAGTCAAAGAGGCAAGAGAAGAGGCGGGACTTGAGGTCCGTGCGGTAAGGCTCATTGCCATACAGGACAGGAGAAAACATAATCTCCCCGAATACATACACGGTGTCTGCAAAGTGTTTGTGCTGTGTGAGGCCATGGGCGGCGAGTTTCAGGAAAATATGGAAACCACGGAGAGCCGGTTCTTCGGCCTGAGTGAGATCCCCAAGCTGGCGGAGGAAAAAAATAACATGGATCAGATAAGAATGTGTTTTGCTGCCGCTGCTGATCCGCAGTGGAACGTACTGTTTGATTAA